AACAAAAAAGGCACAATACTAAAATGGACTTTGACGCCAACGTTGCTTTCAAGTTTGTGCAAATGGGCAGCATTGCCGCCATCTCCGTATATTTATGGCTTCGCCGCCGCCACGATAGAAACGCCGAACGCATCGGCAGCCACGATCAAAAAATAACGCAACTGGAGACAGTAGTTGAGATTAATAGCCGCGCGGTTAAAAAGCTAGAGGCGGAGAGTATCTCTCACGCCAACAACGATAATAAGATGAACCAATTACTCCATGAGATGAAGGGGAGATTAGAAGGTATAGGAAACGCCGTCGACTTGGTGGTTAAACACTTGGTAGGGGATAAAAAGTGAACACATTCACGGATGTGCTCAACGCTGATCGGTTATTTTTGATTTTGAAATTCGCTTCCGAAGGCAATGGCGGTAGCAATAGCGGAGCAATAAAGGCAATGCTGACATCAATGCAGCACAACATCGCAGGCGACAAAATAAAAGCGGACCTCTCTAAATTAGAGAGAATAGGTTTAGTAGAGATAATTAATGAGGGCAAAATAACAACCTTCAGCATAACGAATCTAGGGGATGATGTAGCGAACGGTAGGGCTAGCGTCCCAGATGTGCGGGCGCCGCGTCCCAGCGAAAAGTGAGCCGTCGTGCCACGGCTCCACACACTCAAAAAAAAACCAAAGGCGGAGGCCATCGCCAATCGCGCGCTTGTCGCCGGCAAGACCATCGCCGAAGCCACCCAAGAAATCAATGAAGCAGGGCACCCAGTCAGCTCTAGTTCGGTAGGGCGTTACCGCCAAAACCACTTTAATAAATGGCTAGAAGCTAAGCGCCGAATAGACGCGCTTGCCGAGGCGTTAGTTAAAGAAGGCGGGGCAACTGAGCCCTCAAAAATGATGCTCATCGCGAGAAATGTCGGAATGAATTTATTGGTTCAAGCGGATGAAGGGGCGGTTAGCGCCGATGATGCGAATAAGCTTGTATCGGCGATGATGAATATAGAGAAAACCGAGGCACTAATTGACCGCCGCGTAGCTCGCGAGCTCGCGGCAACCCAAAAAGAAATGAAAGATGACGCCAGCGACGCTATCTCCGGTGAGAAGAAAAAACTAGAAGCCGCGATTAGTCGGCTATATGGTGGTGCCTAACTTACTCTCCCAAGCACTAGTAGGCCTATATGAATATCAACGTAGATGGTTGGCCGACCAATCACGCTTTAAGGTAGGTTATTTTTCCCGGCAGGCGGGGAAGACATTTCAGTTATCATTAGAAATAGCCATAGAAGCCGCCAAAAAAAGTTCGGCAAAAACCGAAGTAAGGGCGTGATGTTTAGCGTAGCGAGTAAGCTGGATATGGCGACTCGTGGCAAGCAGTTTTTTGATAAAAAAATATGCATCCCTGCCGGCGACACGGCACTGCGAGGCGACCTTCACAGTTTGCGCTGTATCCCCAGCATTGGTGGAGCGCCGCGCTTTGTGGTTGACGGTGACGGCGAGAGTCGCGCCGATAGAACGTGGGCTCTTTTTCTTGCACTTCGTGCGGCAGATTGTGGCCTCGCCACATACGCCCACCACGGCGTTCCGCGTCACCGGAATAATAATAATAAAGACAGACCCAACAATAGCGACGACCTAAAATTAAGCCGGCACACAAAAACGGGCATCAGAAGCGGGGAGGTTAGTTCACCCAGAGGAGTTTATAGGTGATAATACTTAACGGATTTAATGGCGGTTTTAACGGCACTACAAGCGATTTTATTGTTGGGAGTAGAGCCTAAATGTCTAGGATACTAGATCCTGATGGCGAGCCGCTCACCGCCGACCCCAAAAAGCTAACCGAGCAGCTCGCGCGAGCTCGCGCTTTCGGCGTCCGCAATCCATATAACCGAACCGAGCAACTAAGGTGGTTGAACCCATCTAGGTTGGGCAATATATATAGAGGAGTTAACGATAACGGCGACATGCAAGAATTTGCCGAACTCGCGGAAGAAATAGAGGAACACGATGCTCACTATAGAGTATTACTCCAGCAGCGAAAATTAGCAACATCCAGCCGAAGGTGGCAAATAGAACCAGCAGGAATAAGCGCAAGAGATACAGTAGTCGCCACAGTGGTAAGCGATGTATTGAACTCCCCCGAATTCTCAAAATGCGTTCTTGATTTGCTGGATGGGATTGCCAAGGGCTACTCAGTCGTAGAAATAGTGTGGGCAGTACAAGACGGCATTTTATTGCCGGTATCTTATGATTGGGTGGATGCTAGATTAATAGTATTCAGCAGAGAAGACGGCAAGACCCCACTAATAATAACGGACAACCCATCTCCCGCTGCCGAAGCGGGAATGGTCGGCCGCGCCGCGCTCCCCTTATCGCCGGCAAAATTCATTAGTCACACGCCCCAAACTAAATCAGGATTACCGGGCCGCGGCGGGATAGCAAAGCCCGCAATGATGCTGCAGATGTTGAAGGGTTATGCAGTTCGGGATTGGTGGGCGTTTATAGAAGTTTTTGGTCTGCCCACAAGAATCGGTAAATACGGTCCTGAGGCCAGCGATGATGATATAGATACTTTAGTCACAGCGGTATCTCAATTAGCCAGCGATGCAGGGTGTGTCATCCCCGCGAGTATGGAAATAGAATTCATTCAAACGGGAAAAAGCGCAAGCAGTAATGGCCACGCACTATTCGAGGCCAGCGCGAAGTGGTGCGACTCGCAGCTCAGTAAATTAGTACTGGGCGGCACAATGACCGCCGACGATGGCTCATCATTGAGCCAAGCGCAAATCCATTATGACGTGCGTGAAGATTTAGTGGAGGACGATGCGCAGCAGTTAGCGATGACGGTTTTAAAAGATTTAGTTCGCTGGATTGTGGGCTTGAATTTTGACGGCGCCGCCGCCCCCAAAATATCGCTTCCCGCAGACGACAACGAAGACGCATTGGCGATATTAGACCGTGTAGAACGCGCGACTAACCTAGGGCTGACAGTAAATAAGAGCTGGCTTCAATCCCTTATGGCGCTGCCGCTACCAAAAGATGATGATGACACGCTAATCGCCAAAACTGCGCCTCCAGAAACTAACGCCCTAAATGCCGATGAAGAGGAGAATGATGATTACGGCAACTGGATGGCGGTAGTCAATAACAGAGAAAAGAAAATAAGAGATGCACTAAAAGGCGCCGAATCCCCGAATGATTTTGTGGATCGCGGAATATCACAACCCCTAGACAAAACAACGGTAGATGAGCTCGCGCTCCAAAGATTTGCGCGGCGGTAGAAGGAGAGAACAAATGAATGAAAAGCCCAGCAAGATTGCGCGCTCAAGGTGACGGATGTTAGTTAATATAGTTGAGGCATCGCACCGCTGGGAAAAATCGCGCTGGCCAAATTTTTCGGTAGGGGAAATGTCCTGTCCCTGCTGCGGTGAAGTGTGGTGGGCACCAAGCGAGTTTGACCGCATCCAATTATTAAGAACAAACCTACAGCGACCGGTTGCACTCAATTCAACGCACCGTTGTCGCCGACATAACGCATTAGTCGGAGGCGCCCCCCTATCGGAGCACAAGAAAATCGCCTTTGATTTCTCGCTCTCACGCGGGCGCAACATCAGAAAAGATATGGAAGCGTTATCTGTGCTTCAATCTCACATGCTCAGAGTAGGCTTTGGCAGTTTCGGTCTATATGGAACATTTATTCATTGCGACTCGAGGGTGGGGCGCTTTTGGGTGACACCAGCAGGAAAGAACTGGAGCCAATATTTCCGCCGAGTTTCCTCTCTCTCTATTGGGGAGAGACCGAGTGAGGCAGCCTCAAAACAGGAGACAAAAAAATGATTCAATTAATAAAATTAATTTTAGTAGCGGCAGTACGCGACTTCTGGCAGTGCCACGGTTGGAAGGCAATCATCCTATTAATAGTAGGTGCAATCATATTTTCGTCAATAGGCAGAGCCGAAGCCGCGCCGGCATTAAGCGATGTAGTAGGCGCGGTAACCGGCGTAGCGTCAGGCGCAGCGAGCGGAGGTCTATTGGGATTGGCCGGTAGCGCGGTCGGTGGTGTCTTTAAGTGGCTTCGCGCAAAACAGGAGTTAGTCCAAAAAGAAAAGTTATGGGCACACGAATTAAAACTCCAAGAGTTAAATTTAAAGGCAAAATCAGAAGAAACCGAACAAGAGATATTGTTAGCAGACAGCCGTGGCAGCTGGCAATCGTTAGACGCGAGTATTAACGCAGATGCCGCAACATCAGCAACCGCTCCGCCGTGGGCGACTGGAATAAAAACTCTATTCCGTCCAGTGTTGACGCTACTACTGTTAGCGCTTAGTGGGATAATAATCTACTGGTTAATGCAGGGTAATCTCCCAGACATGATAGGCAGCCAAACCGCTGAGCGATTATTAATTTATGGTATAGAGGCCGTAGTATTCAGCACAAGCACGGCGATAGTGTGGTGGTTTGGCGACAGAAGCTTCGCTCCCCACCGCTTCAAGTGACCTCAAAAAAGTCCCTTCTCCCCATTGGCGAGAACTCCCCATTGGGGAGAAAGCTAGGATGAGGAGGCAAAGCAAGGTGCGGTTTTAAACCACCCCAAAATTACCGCAAGAAAAAAGCAAAAAAGGCAAGATAATAAGTGCATGAACTTATTAGAGTTGCCTATTGAGAATATCCAACCGCAAGGTGTTAGAGACCCATTAACAATAGAGCGCGTGAAAGTTCTGCCAGCCGCCAACAAAGCTGGCGCGATAAAAGGCAGAGATGGTCGAGTTTTTAATGTTGCTGATATGGGCGCTTTGGCAGCTGCCCTAAACAGACAAACCCCAGCAACCAGAGTGGATATAGACCATAAAACAGAAAAATCTGCATACTCCTGTACGGCATCTAAATTTTTCACAAAGCATGGCGCCGCGTCAACAGACGACAATGAGTTATTCCAACGCCTAGAAATCATAGACACCGATTGGTTGAGTGGTACGGACTTT
This region of Candidatus Persebacteraceae bacterium Df01 genomic DNA includes:
- a CDS encoding DUF3486 family protein; this encodes MPRLHTLKKKPKAEAIANRALVAGKTIAEATQEINEAGHPVSSSSVGRYRQNHFNKWLEAKRRIDALAEALVKEGGATEPSKMMLIARNVGMNLLVQADEGAVSADDANKLVSAMMNIEKTEALIDRRVARELAATQKEMKDDASDAISGEKKKLEAAISRLYGGA
- a CDS encoding DUF935 domain-containing protein, with protein sequence MSRILDPDGEPLTADPKKLTEQLARARAFGVRNPYNRTEQLRWLNPSRLGNIYRGVNDNGDMQEFAELAEEIEEHDAHYRVLLQQRKLATSSRRWQIEPAGISARDTVVATVVSDVLNSPEFSKCVLDLLDGIAKGYSVVEIVWAVQDGILLPVSYDWVDARLIVFSREDGKTPLIITDNPSPAAEAGMVGRAALPLSPAKFISHTPQTKSGLPGRGGIAKPAMMLQMLKGYAVRDWWAFIEVFGLPTRIGKYGPEASDDDIDTLVTAVSQLASDAGCVIPASMEIEFIQTGKSASSNGHALFEASAKWCDSQLSKLVLGGTMTADDGSSLSQAQIHYDVREDLVEDDAQQLAMTVLKDLVRWIVGLNFDGAAAPKISLPADDNEDALAILDRVERATNLGLTVNKSWLQSLMALPLPKDDDDTLIAKTAPPETNALNADEEENDDYGNWMAVVNNREKKIRDALKGAESPNDFVDRGISQPLDKTTVDELALQRFARR
- a CDS encoding D-Ala-D-Ala carboxypeptidase family metallohydrolase — translated: MLVNIVEASHRWEKSRWPNFSVGEMSCPCCGEVWWAPSEFDRIQLLRTNLQRPVALNSTHRCRRHNALVGGAPLSEHKKIAFDFSLSRGRNIRKDMEALSVLQSHMLRVGFGSFGLYGTFIHCDSRVGRFWVTPAGKNWSQYFRRVSSLSIGERPSEAASKQETKK